Proteins encoded together in one Camelina sativa cultivar DH55 chromosome 9, Cs, whole genome shotgun sequence window:
- the LOC104715556 gene encoding uncharacterized protein LOC104715556 → MASIRKHSSSSSTSVDEIKPWKIKVQIIRTCEGNNRESGNSVDMVLLDSSGTRIHTTIHEAFSKWISDIGSGKINKPNDGETEIDIPQDLLITECKDPIKTIVNEVYGESFAQSLTNPDFYQEKAILCHANDVDRINDYMLSQLPGQEKECYSADSIPPAHSTANDDMIFPPEVLNSIKASGLPDFKLRLKVGVPVMLLRDLNPYDGLCKGTRLQITRLETFVLEARIISGTKLGEKVLIPRIISYPTEASFPIKMRRRQFPLKLAFAMAIDESDQVQTLSKVGLYLPRRLFSRGQMYVAISKVKSSAGLEVLITDTEGMPQEEIKNVVFKEVFQNI, encoded by the exons ATGGCCTCCATTCGAAAAcactcctcttcttcttctacttctgtCGATGAGATTAAGCCATGGAAGATCAAAGTGCAGATCATTCGAACGTGCGAGGGAAATAACAGAGAATCAGGCAACTCCGTCGATATGGTTTTACTCGATTCGTCG GGAACAAGAATTCACACAACTATTCACGAAGCTTTCTCCAAATGGATTTCGGATATTGGTAGTGGAAAGATCAACAAGCCGAATGATGGAGAAACCGAAATTGATATCCCTCAAGATTTGCTGATAACTGAATGCAAAGATCCTATCAAAACCATAGTGAATGAAGTTTACGGAGAATCTTTTGCACAGTCCTTAACTAATCCTGATTTTTATCAAGAGAAGGCTATTTTGTGTCATGCAAATGACGTTGATCGGATTAATGATTATATGCTTTCACAGTTACCAG GTCAAGAGAAAGAATGTTACAGCGCTGATAGCATCCCTCCAGCTCACTCAACCGCGAATGACGATATGATATTCCCTCCAGAAGTTTTGAATAGCATCAAAGCTTCAGGATTGCCTGATTTTAAGTTGAGACTAAAGGTTGGTGTTCCCGTCATGTTACTTAGGGACCTTAATCCTTACGATGGGTTATGTAAGGGGACAAGACTTCAAATTACTCGTCTGGAAACTTTTGTGCTTGAGGCTAGGATTATATCAGGTACTAAGCTTGGTGAGAAAGTCTTGATCCCTAGGATTATTTCATACCCAACAGAAGCAAGTTTTCCAATCAAAATGAGGCGTAGGCAGTTTCCTTTGAAACTTGCATTCGCTATGGCTATAGATGAAAGTGATCAAGTGCAAACACTTTCCAAAGTCGGTCTATATCTACCAAGACGACTGTTCTCTCGTGGACAGATGTATGTTGCCATATCCAAAGTGAAGTCCAGTGCTGGTTTGGAAGTTCTTATCACAGATACAGAAGGGATGCCCCAGGAAGAAATTAAGAATGTGGTGTTCAAGGAGGTGTTTCAGAACATTTAG
- the LOC104711713 gene encoding G-type lectin S-receptor-like serine/threonine-protein kinase At5g24080, whose amino-acid sequence MTIMMKFYTFTFLIFLFSKLQGHCKSDINLGHSLTLTSPLEYAPGFMGKAYIMDTESSSSSREPGFKAALTMESSEKDDGKYLCSLQVFLGDVRVWSSGHYSKMYVSSKCIIELTKDGDLRLKSSNKHVGWRSGTSGQGVERLEIQSTGNLVLLDAKNLIKWQSFNFPTDVMLSGQRLDVATQLTSFPKDSTLFYSFEVLRDKIALFLNLNKLKYSYWEYKPRDKNKTVNFVRLGPKGLDLFDDNSHIIGRIEQPLIRFLALGNRTGNLGLYSYKPEKGKFEATFQAVSDTCDLPVSCKPYGICTFSKSCSCIKVVGNGECSSNVEEAVSVKRLCDHEMVELEGATTVLGNGTQVRNVRKERCEELCKKDCECAAASYSVSDESCVMYGIVMGVKQIERVSGLSYMVKVPKGVRLSGEKPNVKKWVVGLVGGIDGLVILLLLSGLVFYFIRKRQKSSSPRPTPQQPPNTDS is encoded by the exons ATGACCATTATGATGAAGTTCTATACGTTCACTTTCTTAATCTTCTTGTTCTCTAAGCTCCAAGGTCACTGCAAATCAGATATCAACCTTGGTCATTCTCTAACGCTCACTTCTCCACTAGAATACGCTCCCGGGTTTATGGGGAAAGCTTATATAATGGAtacagaatcatcatcatcatcaagagaaCCTGGTTTCAAAGCCGCGTTAACGATGGAATCAAGCGAAAAAGATGATGGAAAATATTTGTGTTCCCTCCAAGTCTTCCTTGGAGATGTAAGAGTTTGGAGCTCAGGGCATTACTCAAAGATGTATGTTTCTAGCAAATGCATCATCGAGCTCACAAAAGATGGGGACTTAAGGCTAAAGAGTAGCAATAAACACGTTGGATGGAGAAGTGGAACCTCAGGACAAGGCGTTGAG AGGTTGGAGATACAAAGCACAGGGAACTTAGTGTTGCTTGATGCTAAGAATCTGATAAAATGGCAAAGTTTCAATTTCCCAACAGATGTGATGTTGAGTGGTCAGAGACTAGACGTAGCTACGCAACTAACTTCATTCCCAAAAGACTCGACGTTGTTCTATTCCTTTGAAGTCTTACGTGACAAGATTGCTCTGTTCCTCAatttaaacaagctcaagtaCTCTTATTGGGAGTATAAGCCTagagataaaaacaaaacagtcaACTTCGTGAGATTAGGACCAAAGGGTCTTGACCTATTCGACGATAACAGCCACATCATCGGGAGAATAGAGCAACCTTTGATCAGATTCTTGGCGCTTGGGAACAGAACCGGTAATTTGGGACTCTATTCGTATAAACCGGAAAAGGGAAAGTTCGAGGCAACGTTTCAAGCTGTGAGCGACACTTGTGATCTACCTGTATCATGCAAACCATACGGAATCTGTACATTCTCAAAGTCTTGTTCTTGCATTAAGGTCGTGGGCAATGGAGAGTGCAGCAGCAACGTGGAAGAAGCGGTTTCGGTGAAGAGGTTATGTGATCACGAGATGGTTGAGCTAGAAGGAGCTACTACAGTGCTAGGAAACGGGACACAAGTGAGAAACGtaagaaaagagagatgtgAAGAGTTGTGTAAGAAAGACTGTGAGTGTGCAGCTGCGAGTTACTCTGTCTCTGATGAGAGTTGTGTCATGTATGGGATTGTGATGGGTGTTAAGCAGATTGAGAGAGTGAGTGGATTGAGCTATATGGTTAAGGTTCCAAAAGGAGTGAGACTGAGTGGTGAGAAACCAAATGTTAAGAAATGGGTTGTGGGATTAGTTGGAGGTATTGAtggtttagttattttgttgcttctttctggattggttttttatttcattcgGAAGCGTCAGAAAAGCTCATCTCCGCGGCCAACGCCGCAACAGCCGCCCAATACAGATTCTTGA
- the LOC104711714 gene encoding WEB family protein At3g51720-like — translation MAETLVEPTLVGEIDTSAPFESVREAATRFGGFGFWKPSSLNISETFQNDVDEAGMIAKASELEKELIEKESETLKVLKSLESTKAIVEELKSKLQNKEDKENCDVNVFKELSQAKMDLCKTTKDLAAIRESVELLNKRLEEERAALEKTRERLKCPENAAEMSKEIQRLSYEANEFCRTGENVRYAVDKAVVEIEQTRNKIEAAEMRLIAARKMKEAARAAEAVAIAEIKAVTRRRRSRRRGNREETLQEEILETIDETAREIRSSRRTLEEGLEKMEAGEGNWRWTERRRRSSSSCSAKLKNPYLMDVNGLDMMMNGDGTSSSVAVMKPTMSIGQILSRKLLLADESAMMMNGRVSLGQILGKTNIGDRNCEGKEKVKRLNGKRKRFGFANLSVMLNKESKKKKKIALNLM, via the exons ATGGCCGAAACCCTTGTTGAACCCACCCTCGTCGGGGAAATCGACACTTCTGCGCCGTTCGAGTCGGTGAGAGAAGCCGCCACTCGCTTTGGCGGCTTTGGTTTCTGGAAACCGTCTTCCCTTAACATCTCCGAAACTTTTCAG AACGATGTGGACGAAGCTGGTATGATTGCGAAAGCAAGTGAGTTAGAGAAGGAACTGAttgagaaagaaagtgaaactTTAAAGGTGTTGAAGTCGCTCGAGTCGACCAAAGCCATTGTCGAAGAGCTCAAATCAAAGCTACAGAACaaggaagataaagaaaactGTGACGTCAATGTTTTCAAGGAGCTGAGCCAAGCGAAGATGGATCTGTGCAAGACTACTAAAGATTTGGCTGCTATTCGCGAGTCTGTTGAGTTACTGAACAAGAGACTGGAAGAGGAAAGAGCTGCACTTGAGAAGACACGAGAGAGACTAAAATGTCCTGAGAATGCAGCTGAAATGTCCAAGGAGATTCAGAGATTAAGCTATGAGGCTAATGAGTTTTGTAGAACAGGAGAGAATGTTCGGTATGCGGTTGATAAAGCTGTGGTTGAGATTGAACAAACGAGAAACAAGATCGAAGCTGCAGAGATGCGTTTGATCGCTGCTAGAAAGATGAAGGAAGCTGCTAGAGCTGCTGAAGCAGTTGCAATTGCTGAAATCAAGGCGGTTactagaaggagaagaagcagaagaagaggaaacagaGAGGAGACTCTGCAGGAGGAGATTCTTGAGACGATTGATGAAACAGCAAGAGAAATTAGAAGCAGTAGGAGGACACTTGAAGAAGGCTTGGAGAAAATGGAAGCAGGGGAAGGAAACTGGCGGTGGACAGAACGGAGGaggagatcatcatcatcatgttcagCCAAGCTCAAGAACCCTTATCTAATGGATGTAAATGGTCTGGATATGATGATGAACGGTGATGGGACATCATCCTCAGTTGCTGTAATGAAACCAACAATGTCTATTGGGCAGATACTTAGTAGGAAACTACTTCTTGCGGATGAGTCAGCGATGATGATGAACGGGAGAGTTTCGTTGGGTCAGATTCTTGGAAAGACGAACATTGGAGATAGAAATTGTGAAGGGAAGGAGAAAGTTAAAAGGCTTAATGGTAAGAGGAAGCGGTTCGGATTTGCAAACTTGTCTGTGATGTTGAACAaagagagtaagaagaagaagaagatagcttTGAACTTAATGTGA